One region of Brassica napus cultivar Da-Ae chromosome A10, Da-Ae, whole genome shotgun sequence genomic DNA includes:
- the LOC106372386 gene encoding 5-formyltetrahydrofolate cyclo-ligase, mitochondrial isoform X2, which translates to MIGARVFCITTSIFFFPRILTRPVSRLQPATTRSVVAMSTSTSKSQEELDSIFKQKKIVRSTVRKSLKGMDPSLRLQQDDAIQNTVLEAPWFKSCRGLCAYISCKSLNEVDTSKILSKILQQPEKKLYVPWVEDKNSNMRMLHISHMDDLIANSMNILEPAPVDAQGNEREDVLQAEEPVDLFILPGLAFDRCGRRLGRGGGYYDTFLKRYQDRAKEKGWSNPLKVALSYSPQILEDGSIPVTPNDVLIDALVTPSGVVPISPRAIERM; encoded by the exons ATGATTGGAGCTCGCGTCTTTTGTATCACGACatcaatcttcttcttccctaGGATCTTGACCCGACCCGTGTCCAGATTACAACCGGCAACCACTAGATCCGTCGTCGCCATGAGCACCAGCACCAGCAAAAGTCAAGAGGAGCTCGATTCCATTTTCAAGCAGAAAAAGATTGTGCGTTCCACTGTCCGCAAATCCCTAAAAGGCATGGACCCTTCTCTCCGACTCCAACAAG ATGATGCCATTCAAAACACTGTTCTCGAAGCTCCTTGGTTCAAATCATGTCGGGGATTGTGTGCTTACATTAGCTGCAAGTCTCTCAATGAAGTTGACACTTCCAAAATCCTGTCTAAGATTCTGCAACAACCTg AGAAAAAGCTATATGTCCCTTGGGTAGAGGATAAGAACAGTAACATGCGTATGCTGCACATCTCTCATATGGATGACCTCATTGCAAACTCTATGAACATTTTGGAACCAGCTCCTGTTGATGCTCAAGGGAATGAGCGCGAAGATG TGTTACAAGCAGAGGAACCGGTCGATCTATTCATCTTGCCAG GACTTGCGTTTGATAGATGTGGGCGACGTTTAGGCCGCGGGGGTGG CTACTACGACACTTTCTTGAAGAGATACCAGGACCGTGCAAAGGAGAAGGGATGGAGCAATCCACTCAAGG TTGCATTGTCATACTCACCTCAGATTCTTGAGGACGGTAGTATTCCTGTAACACCTAATGATGTTCTGATCGATGCCCTTGTGACACCTTCTGGTGTGGTTCCCATTAGTCCTCGTGCTATCGAGAG AATGTGA
- the LOC106372386 gene encoding 5-formyltetrahydrofolate cyclo-ligase, mitochondrial isoform X1, with protein sequence MIGARVFCITTSIFFFPRILTRPVSRLQPATTRSVVAMSTSTSKSQEELDSIFKQKKIVRSTVRKSLKGMDPSLRLQQDDAIQNTVLEAPWFKSCRGLCAYISCKSLNEVDTSKILSKILQQPDPNTMAEKKLYVPWVEDKNSNMRMLHISHMDDLIANSMNILEPAPVDAQGNEREDVLQAEEPVDLFILPGLAFDRCGRRLGRGGGYYDTFLKRYQDRAKEKGWSNPLKVALSYSPQILEDGSIPVTPNDVLIDALVTPSGVVPISPRAIERM encoded by the exons ATGATTGGAGCTCGCGTCTTTTGTATCACGACatcaatcttcttcttccctaGGATCTTGACCCGACCCGTGTCCAGATTACAACCGGCAACCACTAGATCCGTCGTCGCCATGAGCACCAGCACCAGCAAAAGTCAAGAGGAGCTCGATTCCATTTTCAAGCAGAAAAAGATTGTGCGTTCCACTGTCCGCAAATCCCTAAAAGGCATGGACCCTTCTCTCCGACTCCAACAAG ATGATGCCATTCAAAACACTGTTCTCGAAGCTCCTTGGTTCAAATCATGTCGGGGATTGTGTGCTTACATTAGCTGCAAGTCTCTCAATGAAGTTGACACTTCCAAAATCCTGTCTAAGATTCTGCAACAACCTg ATCCAAATACAATGGCAGAGAAAAAGCTATATGTCCCTTGGGTAGAGGATAAGAACAGTAACATGCGTATGCTGCACATCTCTCATATGGATGACCTCATTGCAAACTCTATGAACATTTTGGAACCAGCTCCTGTTGATGCTCAAGGGAATGAGCGCGAAGATG TGTTACAAGCAGAGGAACCGGTCGATCTATTCATCTTGCCAG GACTTGCGTTTGATAGATGTGGGCGACGTTTAGGCCGCGGGGGTGG CTACTACGACACTTTCTTGAAGAGATACCAGGACCGTGCAAAGGAGAAGGGATGGAGCAATCCACTCAAGG TTGCATTGTCATACTCACCTCAGATTCTTGAGGACGGTAGTATTCCTGTAACACCTAATGATGTTCTGATCGATGCCCTTGTGACACCTTCTGGTGTGGTTCCCATTAGTCCTCGTGCTATCGAGAG AATGTGA
- the LOC106372383 gene encoding protein adenylyltransferase SelO: MLLRVCSSPSSFFNLRPLHLFTSSPKLPFGRPSLRREFRLIPSRSSSSSSSFHRMESPPASSSSQTPVTASETDSLAKDLQNQNLGASVDEGGAKIKRKLEDFNWDHSFVKELPGDPRSDVTSREVLHACYSKVSPSVPVDDPQLVAWSDSVAELLELDPKEFERPDFPLLLSGAKPLPGSMPYAQCYGGHQFGMWAGQLGDGRAITLGEVLNSKGERWELQLKGAGKTPYSRFADGLAVLRSSIREFLCSEAMHFLGIPTTRALCLLTTGQDVTRDMFYDGNPKEEPGAIVCRVSQSFLRFGSYQIHASRGEEDLEIVRKLADYAIKHHFPHIESMNRSDDSLSFITGKEDDSVVDLTSNKYAAWVVEIAERTATLVARWQGVGFTHGVLNTDNMSILGQTIDYGPFGFLDAFDPSFTPNTTDLPGRRYCFANQPDIGLWNIAQFAKSLAVADLINQKEANYAMERYGEKFMDEYQAIMSKKLGLSKYNKEIISKLLNNMAVDKVDYTNFFRLLSNVKADPNTPEAELLKPLKAALLDIGKERKEAWIKWVQAYIQEVSGSDTSDEERKARMDSVNPKYILRNYLCQSAIDAAEQGDFSEVNNLIRLMKNPYEDQPGMEKYARLPPAWAYRPGVCMLSCSS; this comes from the exons ATGTTGTTGCGTGTGTGTAGTAGTCCGTCGTCTTTCTTCAACCTCCGACCGCTTCATCTCTTCACTTCCTCTCCGAAGCTCCCCTTTGGTCGTCCCTCTCTCCGCCGAGAGTTTCGATTAATCCCTTCCcgatcctcttcttcttcttcttccttccatCGGATGGAATCTCCTCCGGCTTCGTCTTCGTCTCAGACGCCGGTAACCGCTTCGGAAACCGATTCCTTAGCGAAGGATCTGCAGAATCAAAATCTGGGAGCTTCTGTTGATGAAGGCGGTGCTAAGATCAAACGGAAGCTCGAAGATTTTAACTGGGACCACTCCTTTGTTAAGGAGTTGCCTGGTGATCCCAGAAGCGATGTTACCTCGCGTGAG GTGTTGCATGCTTGCTATTCAAAAGTTTCCCCATCAGTACCAGTAGACGATCCTCAGCTTGTAGCATGGTCTGACTCTGTTGCTGAGCTCTTGGAGTTAGATCCTAAAGA ATTTGAAAGACCAGACTTCCCTCTCCTACTCTCTGGTGCTAAACCTTTACCAGGATC AATGCCTTATGCACAGTGCTATGGAGGACACCAGTTTGGCATGTGGGCTGGGCAACTAGGCGATGGCCGTGCCATTACCCTCGGAGAAGTTTTGAACTCCAAAGGTGAAAGATGGGAGCTTCAGCTTAAAGGTGCGGGCAAGACTCCTTATAGCCGTTTCGCTGACGGGCTTGCGGTGCTGCGTAGTAGCATCAGGGAGTTCCTTTGCAGTGAGGCTATGCATTTTCTTGGTATCCCTACCACTCGTGCCCTTTGTCTCCTCACTACAGGTCAAGATGTCACTCGCGACATGTTCTATGA TGGCAATCCAAAGGAAGAGCCTGGCGCAATCGTTTGCAGGGTGTCTCAGTCGTTTCTCCGCTTCGGCTCATACCAAATACATGCTTCTAGAGGCGAAGAGGATCTTGAGATTGTTCGGAAGCTTGCAGACTACGCCATCAAACATCACTTCCCACATATAGAGAGCATGAACAGAAGCGACGACAGCTTATCTTTCATAACCGGCAAAGAAGATGATTCCGTTGTGGATCTAACCTCAAACAAGTATGCAG CATGGGTTGTTGAGATTGCGGAGCGTACAGCTACCTTAGTTGCAAGATGGCAAGGTGTAGGTTTCACCCATGGTGTGCTCAACACTGACAATATGAGCATTTTGGGTCAGACTATTGACTATGGTCCGTTTGGGTTCTTGGACGCTTTTGATCCGAGTTTCACCCCAAACACCACAGACCTCCCGGGGAGAAGATACTGTTTTGCAAACCAGCCTGACATCGGCTTGTGGAACATTGCTCAGTTTGCTAAGTCTCTTGCTGTTGCTGACCTGATAAATCAAAAGGAGGCAAATTACGCCATGGAGAG GTACGGTGAGAAATTCATGGATGAGTATCAAGCCATAATGTCAAAGAAGCTTGGTCTTTCCAAGTATAACAAGGAGATCATTAGTAAACTTCTGAACAATATGGCTGTTGATAAAGTCGATTACACAAACTTCTTCCGGCTTCTTTCAAATGTTAAAGCAGACCCCAACACGCCTGAAGCTGAGTTGTTGAAGCCCTTGAAAGCTGCGCTCTTGGACATTGGCAAGGAAAGAAAAGAAGCTTGGATCAAATGGGTCCAAGCTTATATACAGGAG GTGAGTGGTAGTGACACGTCAGATGAAGAAAGAAAAGCAAGGATGGATTCAGTGAACCCAAAGTACATTCTAAGGAACTATCTCTGCCAAAGCGCAATAGATGCAGCTGAACAAGGCGACTTCTCAGAGGTCAACAACTTGATCCGTCTCATGAAGAATCCTTATGAGGATCAGCCAGGGATGGAGAAGTATGCTCGGTTGCCTCCAGCTTGGGCTTATAGGCCAGGCGTCTGCATGCTTTCTTGCTCCTCCTAG
- the LOC106372384 gene encoding protein EMSY-LIKE 3-like isoform X1, producing the protein MDYRPSDSSGTDDDLPPSHQSRYQRSGRPAGNGRPSVLNSAPLSRMHNDMETQIHLIEQEAYSSILRAFKAQSDAITWEKESLITELRKELRVSDEEHRELLSRVNADEMIRRIREWRKGNSLQPGAPQMVHDTAPSPAVSGSRKKQKTSQPFASLAPALHPSMQPSSSALRRGGPPPGPKTKKPKTSMQFPATSIAGRPQPGALGHEPGETGSLDPLIGKKVWTKWPEDNNFYEAVITDYNAVEGRHALVYDMNTGNETWEWVNLKEISPGDIRWEGEDAGVSRKGGHPGQGRGSAKAMPRGGPTGNTVGRGRGSMKTQQHKAQNGMGNKALGDIELLHTDTLIKEVEKVFGSVNPNPAEVEKAKRVLRDHEQALVDAIARLEEMSDGESGNI; encoded by the exons ATGGATTACCGACCTTCTGATAGTAGTG GCACGGATGATGACCTACCTCCATCACATCAAAGTAGATATCAAAGAAGTGGGAGACCTGCCGGTAATGGCAGACCTTCAGTTCTCAATTCTGCGCCTTTATCAAGGATGCACAATGACATGGAAACTCAAATTCATCTCATTGAGCAAGAAGCTTATAGCTCTATACTCCGTGCTTTTAAAGCTCAGTCTGATGCTATTACCTGG GAGAAAGAAAGTTTGATCACTGAACTCAGAAAAGAACTTCGGGTGTCTGATGAGGAGCACAGAGAGCTGTTATCTAGAGTTAATGCTGATGAAATGATCAGACGAATAAG GGAATGGAGAAAGGGGAACAGCCTTCAGCCCGGTGCTCCTCAGATGGTTCACGATACTGCTCCGAGTCCAGCTGTTTCAGGATCACGCAAGAAGCAAAAGACATCACAACCATTCGCCTCGTTGGCACCTGCTCTGCACCCATCGATGCAACCATCGTCGTCTGCGCTAAGAAGAGGAGGTCCTCCACCAGGTCCAAAGACCAAGAAGCCAAAGACA TCGATGCAGTTCCCAGCTACAAGCATTGCTGGAAGGCCCCAGCCTGGGGCATTAGGACATGAACCAGGTGAAACAGGATCACTTGACCCGTTGATTGGAAAGAAGGTATGGACAAAGTGGCCTGAGGACAACAATTTCTATGAAGCTGTTATAACTGACTACAACGCCGTTGAG GGGCGGCATGCTCTAGTGTATGACATGAACACTGGGAATGAAACTTGGGAATGGGTAAATCTTAAAGAG ATATCTCCGGGAGATATCAGATGGGAAGGTGAGGATGCTGGGGTTTCTCGTAAAGGAGGACATCCTGGGCAAGGCCGTGGAAGTGCAAAGGCCATGCCTCGTGGTGGTCCTACAGGCAACACCGTTGGTAGAGGTAGGGGAAGCATGAAGACACAGCAACACAAAGCACAGAATGGCATGGGGAATAAAGCTTTAGGGGATATCGAATTACTCCACACTGATACACTAATAAAAGAG GTAGAAAAAGTTTTTGGATCAGTTAACCCCAATCCAGCAGAGGTAGAGAAGGCAAAGAGAGTGCTAAGA GATCATGAGCAAGCTCTTGTGGATGCAATTGCAAGGCTTGAAGAAATGTCAGACGGGGAAAGCGGTAATATTTGA
- the LOC106372384 gene encoding protein EMSY-LIKE 3-like isoform X2 gives MDYRPSDSSGTDDDLPPSHQSRYQRSGRPAGNGRPSVLNSAPLSRMHNDMETQIHLIEQEAYSSILRAFKAQSDAITWEKESLITELRKELRVSDEEHRELLSRVNADEMIRRIREWRKGNSLQPGAPQMVHDTAPSPAVSGSRKKQKTSQPFASLAPALHPSMQPSSSALRRGGPPPGPKTKKPKTFPATSIAGRPQPGALGHEPGETGSLDPLIGKKVWTKWPEDNNFYEAVITDYNAVEGRHALVYDMNTGNETWEWVNLKEISPGDIRWEGEDAGVSRKGGHPGQGRGSAKAMPRGGPTGNTVGRGRGSMKTQQHKAQNGMGNKALGDIELLHTDTLIKEVEKVFGSVNPNPAEVEKAKRVLRDHEQALVDAIARLEEMSDGESGNI, from the exons ATGGATTACCGACCTTCTGATAGTAGTG GCACGGATGATGACCTACCTCCATCACATCAAAGTAGATATCAAAGAAGTGGGAGACCTGCCGGTAATGGCAGACCTTCAGTTCTCAATTCTGCGCCTTTATCAAGGATGCACAATGACATGGAAACTCAAATTCATCTCATTGAGCAAGAAGCTTATAGCTCTATACTCCGTGCTTTTAAAGCTCAGTCTGATGCTATTACCTGG GAGAAAGAAAGTTTGATCACTGAACTCAGAAAAGAACTTCGGGTGTCTGATGAGGAGCACAGAGAGCTGTTATCTAGAGTTAATGCTGATGAAATGATCAGACGAATAAG GGAATGGAGAAAGGGGAACAGCCTTCAGCCCGGTGCTCCTCAGATGGTTCACGATACTGCTCCGAGTCCAGCTGTTTCAGGATCACGCAAGAAGCAAAAGACATCACAACCATTCGCCTCGTTGGCACCTGCTCTGCACCCATCGATGCAACCATCGTCGTCTGCGCTAAGAAGAGGAGGTCCTCCACCAGGTCCAAAGACCAAGAAGCCAAAGACA TTCCCAGCTACAAGCATTGCTGGAAGGCCCCAGCCTGGGGCATTAGGACATGAACCAGGTGAAACAGGATCACTTGACCCGTTGATTGGAAAGAAGGTATGGACAAAGTGGCCTGAGGACAACAATTTCTATGAAGCTGTTATAACTGACTACAACGCCGTTGAG GGGCGGCATGCTCTAGTGTATGACATGAACACTGGGAATGAAACTTGGGAATGGGTAAATCTTAAAGAG ATATCTCCGGGAGATATCAGATGGGAAGGTGAGGATGCTGGGGTTTCTCGTAAAGGAGGACATCCTGGGCAAGGCCGTGGAAGTGCAAAGGCCATGCCTCGTGGTGGTCCTACAGGCAACACCGTTGGTAGAGGTAGGGGAAGCATGAAGACACAGCAACACAAAGCACAGAATGGCATGGGGAATAAAGCTTTAGGGGATATCGAATTACTCCACACTGATACACTAATAAAAGAG GTAGAAAAAGTTTTTGGATCAGTTAACCCCAATCCAGCAGAGGTAGAGAAGGCAAAGAGAGTGCTAAGA GATCATGAGCAAGCTCTTGTGGATGCAATTGCAAGGCTTGAAGAAATGTCAGACGGGGAAAGCGGTAATATTTGA